One window of the Chitinophaga niabensis genome contains the following:
- a CDS encoding SMP-30/gluconolactonase/LRE family protein, whose translation MKPKATILCLLMAAVPFVRVSAQASLEKKWTSDTTLKVPESVYFDAKRNTLYVTNIDGAPWANDGKGSISKLSPDGKITTLNWVEGLSAPKGMAVVGNQLFVADMGTLVIIDIAKGAITKRESIEGALNLNDVTASPNGVVYVSDSKKKTVHTYQNGKATLLLDSANSGLRGPNGLLYMPDGLLVLDNGALYRAGKDNKLTQLAKIAGGTDGIEHVKGGEFVVSCWGGQVFYVDAKSGTVTKMLDTQAEKLQTADIGYDAKKRIVYIPTFFGNKVSAYQLNVK comes from the coding sequence ATGAAACCAAAAGCGACTATCCTTTGCCTGCTCATGGCAGCAGTTCCCTTCGTGCGTGTATCCGCCCAGGCCAGTTTAGAGAAAAAATGGACCTCAGACACTACTTTAAAAGTACCTGAATCTGTTTACTTTGATGCCAAAAGGAACACCCTTTACGTCACCAATATTGATGGTGCCCCCTGGGCTAATGATGGCAAGGGGTCCATTTCGAAACTTTCCCCGGACGGAAAGATCACTACCCTCAACTGGGTAGAAGGCCTCAGCGCCCCTAAAGGCATGGCTGTTGTTGGCAACCAGCTCTTTGTAGCAGATATGGGTACGCTCGTTATCATCGACATTGCAAAAGGAGCCATCACCAAACGCGAATCCATTGAAGGTGCCCTCAACCTGAACGATGTAACTGCTTCCCCCAATGGCGTAGTATACGTTTCAGACTCTAAAAAGAAGACGGTTCACACTTATCAGAACGGAAAAGCCACCCTCCTGCTGGACAGTGCCAATAGCGGCCTGAGAGGCCCAAATGGCCTGCTCTATATGCCCGATGGCTTGCTGGTATTGGATAATGGCGCACTTTACAGGGCCGGGAAAGACAATAAACTCACCCAACTGGCTAAAATTGCCGGGGGAACGGATGGAATTGAACACGTAAAAGGCGGGGAATTCGTAGTTTCGTGCTGGGGAGGACAAGTATTTTATGTGGATGCCAAATCCGGCACAGTTACCAAAATGCTGGATACTCAGGCTGAAAAACTGCAAACAGCAGACATTGGATATGATGCCAAAAAGAGAATTGTTTACATCCCTACCTTTTTTGGAAATAAAGTTTCCGCATACCAGTTAAATGTAAAATAA
- a CDS encoding RNA polymerase sigma-70 factor gives MTNDDLIRRNFRSVCEAGDMQAYDELYKSLYSRLIHFSAAVVGSFHLAEEIVSDVFIMVWQKRSQLISVENPVVYLYICTRNLSYNTLQQQRKHQYASLENLDTDAIAMSPDQEHNMISAEVAQKIESAIRSLPARCQLIFRLVKQDGLKYKEVGELLEISPKTVDAQLTIAVKKVAEAIRLDMSAELAQSYLLRQ, from the coding sequence ATGACTAATGATGATCTGATCAGACGCAACTTCCGAAGCGTATGTGAAGCAGGGGATATGCAAGCCTATGACGAGTTATACAAATCACTCTACAGCAGGCTCATCCATTTCTCTGCTGCAGTGGTCGGCTCATTTCACCTGGCGGAAGAGATTGTTTCAGATGTGTTCATTATGGTCTGGCAGAAACGTTCCCAGCTTATTTCTGTAGAAAACCCCGTTGTTTATTTATATATCTGCACCCGTAACCTTTCTTATAATACCCTTCAGCAACAGCGCAAACATCAGTATGCCAGCCTTGAGAACCTGGATACGGATGCCATTGCCATGAGCCCCGACCAGGAACATAATATGATCTCCGCGGAAGTGGCCCAGAAAATAGAATCTGCCATCCGCAGCCTGCCTGCCCGTTGCCAGCTGATCTTCAGGCTGGTAAAACAGGACGGATTGAAATATAAAGAGGTAGGCGAATTATTGGAAATTTCCCCCAAAACCGTTGATGCACAGCTCACTATAGCCGTTAAAAAAGTAGCAGAGGCTATCCGCCTGGATATGTCTGCTGAGTTAGCCCAGTCCTATTTATTGCGTCAATAA
- a CDS encoding FecR family protein, with translation MMDDQIWNLLAKKVANELLPEEEKELARLLQQHPDASYTKEILTQGWKDKQKPLSSGDTEIALEKHKRRLESAVEVEEIPVYSNRRGNIRRMTVRIAGVAAALLMAFFMGRKWWSQPKMDENRQQLVTHKGSRSQVKLPDGTTVWLNAGSKLDYPKQFTGKRREVILEGEAFFTVTKDAQRPFMVRTKTFSIRVLGTEFNVRAYPQEDSAVTSLVTGVVEVVLDEKKNQVVRLKPNEKLSIPTIQLIEEDSVEHVEPVVIRLIKSPLTVVRDSVVTETAWVENKLAFKRMPLEKVAVMLEQWFGVEIRFKNSNKRQEYLTGVFQDESLEEVLKALELTGGSFHFKTDKEGIIWIE, from the coding sequence ATGATGGATGATCAAATCTGGAACCTGCTTGCCAAAAAGGTGGCAAACGAGCTGCTCCCCGAGGAAGAAAAGGAGCTGGCGCGCTTGTTACAGCAGCATCCGGATGCTTCTTATACCAAAGAAATACTTACCCAGGGCTGGAAGGATAAGCAAAAGCCGCTTAGCTCCGGGGATACGGAGATAGCACTGGAGAAGCACAAACGCAGGCTGGAATCGGCTGTGGAGGTGGAAGAGATCCCTGTTTATTCCAACCGCCGTGGCAACATCCGCAGGATGACGGTACGCATAGCCGGAGTGGCAGCAGCCTTGCTGATGGCATTCTTTATGGGCCGTAAATGGTGGAGCCAGCCTAAAATGGATGAGAACCGCCAGCAACTGGTTACCCATAAAGGTTCCCGCTCCCAGGTAAAACTGCCGGACGGAACAACCGTATGGCTCAATGCAGGCAGTAAGCTGGATTATCCCAAACAATTCACAGGCAAACGCCGGGAAGTGATACTGGAAGGGGAGGCATTCTTTACGGTAACGAAAGATGCACAACGGCCCTTTATGGTACGCACAAAAACCTTCAGCATCCGTGTATTGGGAACTGAATTCAACGTAAGGGCCTATCCGCAGGAAGACAGTGCAGTCACCTCTTTGGTGACAGGTGTGGTGGAAGTAGTGCTGGATGAAAAAAAGAACCAGGTGGTCAGATTAAAACCAAATGAAAAATTATCCATCCCCACTATCCAGCTGATAGAAGAAGATTCTGTGGAACATGTGGAGCCCGTTGTGATCAGGCTGATCAAATCCCCGCTCACTGTAGTGAGGGATAGCGTGGTAACAGAAACGGCCTGGGTGGAGAACAAGCTGGCCTTTAAACGCATGCCGCTGGAAAAGGTGGCAGTGATGCTGGAACAGTGGTTTGGCGTGGAAATACGATTTAAGAACAGTAACAAAAGACAGGAATACCTAACAGGCGTATTCCAGGACGAGAGCCTGGAAGAAGTATTAAAAGCCCTTGAACTAACCGGGGGATCATTTCATTTTAAAACAGATAAAGAGGGAATTATCTGGATCGAATAA
- a CDS encoding SusC/RagA family TonB-linked outer membrane protein, whose amino-acid sequence MKLSAILMFVVCMQVSAEVRSQSTVSVKLSRTNLEKAFSLIELQSAYRFVYNNDKLPGWHKVSIDATEWPIKKVLEQMLANTDLTFRMMPNNLIVIAPAATVTKDLVVKGKIVSPSGELLHMVSVRLKNTTIGVFTNEKGEFELKVPEEGMLVFSYVGYVTQELAVNPSATMNVVLEPSANSMEEVVVVGYGVQRKMNTTGAVDQVAGKQLAERPIANIFQGLQGASPGLNINYRGGAPGTTPSINIRGVGSIVSGSNTTPLIIIDGITAATEDFQRLNPNDIGSVTILRDAASAAIYGARAAFGVVLITTKQGTSGGRQKISYNNYFASSRPTVLPDQVTDPYIFSRVLETATDNTPWDYVNYNDYYYQWAKERSDNPAVEDIRTDPNDPTKWIYMGNNNWNDYFFNKSSSSSTHSITLSGSSETGKGRPIGYYLSGDYTKENGLNRLAKDDWSRYGLRARVNFMPLSWLKVDNNLNIYQIKADAPSKPITDLYYLMPTQVAKNPDGTWANNAAGRLAAQLQDGGRNVQTRFGFQDVVRGVATFLDGDLQLTANASFKREMWKYNTDSRKYRIGFGPNDVREEGGVGSISVRNGIVKHDVYDLYANYNKKLGVNHQLGLLVGFNQEENTWSSEQAARDGLITSSLPYLGLATGTQTVGAEYTSYAIRGYFGRLNYSYKNRYILELNGRYDGSSRFLPSNRWGFFPSVSGAWIATEEPFMQALGKSLSTLKFRASYGALGNQWTSDFRRVATIPIGTSGYLINNTFPSIATGAALLPVDPQSYTWEKVNTFNVGTDIGFFNDRILFGFDAYSRKTLGMLTFDATAPAVMGVQPPPTNSADLNTTGWELSAGYRNEFIVAKKTFTFSTRFIISDSRTKITRYNQNKLGSLNNYIAGRYTGEIWGLESNGYFKNADEIKALDQSAIVPWGALEIVPGWPKYVDQNKDGKINKGNGTINDPGDYKVIGNNSTRYRFGFTLDMQWNGIDLNVFLQGVGKRDFYPRHYLFWGPYQQPYAGVYPWNLDFYRGASETGVARDRHSASYIAAGLADKNTESYFPVLQSWMADANYNGGGQGGLDIPQTKYLLNGAYLRIKNVTLGYTLPATLTKKYKVSRLRIFATGENLFEFSSIKKYYDPESIEDGYGWAYPFQRKYAMGINLDF is encoded by the coding sequence ATGAAGCTCTCCGCGATTTTAATGTTTGTTGTATGTATGCAGGTGAGCGCCGAAGTGCGATCACAGTCTACTGTCTCAGTAAAACTATCCCGTACTAATCTTGAAAAGGCATTTTCACTTATTGAATTGCAGTCTGCTTACCGTTTTGTGTACAATAATGATAAGCTGCCCGGATGGCATAAAGTGAGCATCGATGCAACTGAATGGCCGATAAAAAAGGTACTGGAACAGATGCTGGCAAATACGGACCTTACCTTCCGCATGATGCCCAATAACCTCATTGTTATTGCGCCTGCGGCTACGGTTACAAAGGACCTGGTGGTAAAAGGGAAGATCGTAAGCCCTTCCGGCGAGTTGTTGCATATGGTGAGCGTACGGTTAAAGAATACCACTATTGGTGTGTTCACCAATGAGAAAGGAGAGTTTGAATTAAAGGTGCCTGAAGAAGGGATGCTGGTGTTTTCTTACGTGGGATATGTAACACAGGAACTGGCAGTGAATCCCAGTGCTACCATGAACGTTGTATTGGAACCATCTGCTAATTCTATGGAAGAAGTAGTAGTAGTGGGATATGGTGTACAACGGAAAATGAATACCACCGGTGCCGTTGACCAGGTAGCCGGTAAACAGCTGGCCGAACGCCCTATTGCCAATATCTTCCAGGGATTGCAGGGTGCAAGCCCCGGTTTGAATATTAACTACAGGGGAGGTGCGCCAGGTACCACACCCAGTATCAATATCCGTGGTGTGGGTTCTATCGTATCCGGTTCCAATACTACACCCCTGATCATCATTGATGGTATCACGGCTGCAACAGAAGATTTCCAACGTTTGAACCCTAATGATATTGGCAGTGTCACTATCCTGAGAGATGCAGCTTCCGCTGCTATCTATGGTGCGCGTGCTGCATTCGGTGTTGTGCTGATCACTACCAAACAAGGTACATCAGGTGGCAGGCAAAAGATCAGTTATAATAACTATTTCGCTTCCTCAAGGCCTACCGTACTGCCTGATCAGGTGACAGACCCTTATATTTTCTCCAGGGTACTGGAAACCGCTACAGACAATACGCCATGGGACTATGTGAACTACAATGATTATTATTACCAATGGGCAAAAGAACGTTCGGATAATCCTGCGGTAGAAGATATCCGTACGGATCCTAATGATCCTACCAAATGGATCTATATGGGCAACAATAACTGGAATGATTACTTCTTCAATAAATCCAGCAGTTCCTCTACCCATAGCATTACATTAAGCGGAAGTTCAGAAACAGGTAAAGGCAGGCCAATTGGTTATTATTTATCTGGTGATTATACGAAAGAGAATGGTTTGAACAGGTTGGCCAAAGATGATTGGAGCCGTTATGGATTGAGGGCGCGTGTGAACTTTATGCCTTTAAGCTGGCTGAAAGTGGACAATAACCTGAATATTTACCAGATCAAAGCAGACGCTCCGAGTAAGCCCATTACAGACCTCTATTACCTCATGCCTACACAGGTTGCCAAGAATCCTGATGGTACCTGGGCAAATAATGCTGCAGGAAGGTTAGCAGCTCAATTACAGGATGGCGGCCGCAATGTGCAAACAAGATTTGGTTTCCAGGATGTAGTGAGAGGCGTGGCTACTTTCCTGGATGGAGATCTGCAGCTTACCGCCAATGCCAGCTTTAAAAGGGAAATGTGGAAATACAATACAGATTCCAGGAAATACCGCATAGGGTTTGGCCCGAATGATGTGAGGGAGGAAGGTGGGGTTGGATCAATATCTGTCCGGAATGGTATAGTGAAGCATGATGTGTATGATCTCTATGCTAACTATAACAAAAAATTAGGGGTTAATCATCAGCTTGGATTACTGGTTGGTTTTAACCAGGAAGAAAACACCTGGTCTTCGGAGCAGGCTGCCAGGGATGGATTGATCACTTCTTCCCTGCCTTACCTAGGGCTGGCAACTGGTACACAAACCGTAGGTGCTGAATATACTTCATATGCAATACGCGGATATTTCGGGCGTTTGAATTATTCTTATAAAAACCGTTATATCCTGGAGTTGAATGGCCGTTATGATGGTTCATCCCGCTTCCTTCCTTCTAACCGCTGGGGATTCTTCCCTTCTGTTTCCGGCGCATGGATCGCAACGGAAGAACCTTTCATGCAAGCTTTGGGTAAATCACTTTCCACCCTGAAGTTCAGAGCTTCTTATGGTGCGCTGGGTAATCAGTGGACTTCAGATTTCCGCCGTGTTGCTACTATACCAATTGGCACATCCGGTTATCTGATCAATAATACTTTCCCATCTATTGCAACCGGAGCTGCACTGCTGCCGGTAGATCCGCAATCTTATACCTGGGAAAAAGTGAACACCTTTAACGTAGGTACAGACATCGGTTTCTTCAATGACAGGATACTGTTCGGGTTTGATGCCTACTCCCGTAAAACTTTAGGGATGCTCACCTTTGATGCAACTGCGCCGGCTGTAATGGGTGTGCAGCCACCTCCAACAAACTCTGCTGACCTGAACACTACAGGATGGGAACTGTCCGCAGGTTACCGCAATGAATTTATAGTGGCTAAAAAAACATTTACGTTCAGCACAAGATTTATCATTTCTGATTCCCGTACCAAAATCACCAGGTATAACCAGAATAAACTGGGCTCTTTGAATAATTACATTGCCGGCCGTTATACAGGTGAAATATGGGGGCTTGAGAGCAACGGTTATTTTAAGAACGCGGACGAGATCAAAGCGCTGGACCAATCTGCCATTGTGCCCTGGGGAGCTTTGGAAATAGTACCAGGCTGGCCTAAGTATGTAGATCAGAACAAAGATGGTAAGATCAATAAAGGAAATGGTACCATTAATGATCCGGGTGATTATAAAGTAATAGGCAATAACAGCACCCGTTACCGTTTTGGTTTTACCCTGGATATGCAGTGGAATGGTATTGATCTTAATGTATTCTTACAAGGCGTAGGTAAAAGAGATTTCTATCCAAGACACTATCTCTTCTGGGGGCCTTATCAACAACCTTATGCAGGTGTTTATCCCTGGAACCTTGATTTCTACAGAGGCGCATCTGAAACCGGCGTAGCCAGGGACAGGCATTCTGCTTCCTATATCGCCGCAGGCCTGGCAGATAAGAATACCGAGTCCTATTTCCCCGTACTGCAATCATGGATGGCAGATGCTAACTATAACGGTGGCGGACAGGGCGGACTGGATATTCCTCAAACCAAATACCTGTTGAATGGCGCATACCTGCGGATTAAGAATGTGACACTCGGTTACACTTTACCTGCAACACTCACAAAGAAATATAAAGTGAGCCGCTTAAGGATCTTTGCTACAGGGGAAAATCTCTTTGAGTTCTCTTCTATTAAGAAATACTACGATCCTGAGTCCATCGAAGATGGTTATGGCTGGGCTTATCCTTTCCAGCGTAAGTATGCCATGGGTATTAATCTTGATTTTTAA